In Populus nigra chromosome 10, ddPopNigr1.1, whole genome shotgun sequence, the following proteins share a genomic window:
- the LOC133706064 gene encoding squamosa promoter-binding-like protein 7, translating into METSSPSPPPPPSASQHGGDMEIHHPPITTDWDWSDLLDFAVDDQIPLSFDTLGDLTQTIDNPTPEIESQQVQLPVPDRVRKRDPRLTCSNFLAGIVPCACPEVDELLREEEATLPGKKRVRVARAGSSIARCQVPGCETDISELKGYHRRHKVCLRCATATAVVLDEQTKRYCQQCGKFHVLSDFDEGKRSCRRKLERHNNRRRRKPADSSKASPGDKEVQGDLLTEDTTTCDAEAEKDGLCSSGQMAEKEGLVESEDGHVSTMNSDPNSQNVTSDSGVSFTAFGDMLMDGGKDDSKFWFSPSQCDNKSDYASMCPTGRISFKLYDWNPAEFPRRLRHQIFQWLANMPVELEGYIRPGCTILTAFIAMPPFMWVKLVEDPVSYLNDLLGSGKMLSKKGRMRVYVNNMIFKVTKDGNSVMKVNVEGHAPRLHYVHPTCFEAGKPIELVVCGSNLLQPKFQFLVSFAGKYLAPDYCVALPQAHTKGGPGLHHQLYKILTHCNEPNLLGPAFIEVENESGLSNYIPILIGDTEICSEMKIIQQRFDASHSLIIGSECEVSTMRQTALSEFIMDIAWLLKEPSAENSQQMMTSFQIQRINSLLNFLLHHESTIILDKILKNLKILMDKKEANGMGNGTSDTNMRLLQSYMDYASNIRHEKLQRSEVLKHHLEFSGKENNCISGSCCGNNKESVALSTENLEQRPNGVLGAMGNSNFNVRSDEFPLLTKDVVMRMNLVNERPKKSCGLVFSNRVLKYRPSFYVIALIAVCFGVCAIVLHPHKVSKLAVSIRRCLIDRF; encoded by the exons ATGGAAACCTCCTCCCCCTCCCCTCCCCCTCCTCCTTCTGCATCCCAACACGGCGGCGACATGGAAATCCACCATCCTCCGATCACCACCGATTGGGACTGGAGCGATCTCCTGGACTTCGCCGTAGACGATCAAATCCCTCTCTCTTTCGATACTCTTGGTGACCTCACCCAAACTATTGACAATCCAACACCAGAAATCGAGTCTCAACAGGTTCAGCTTCCTGTTCCTGATCGGGTAAGGAAGCGAGACCCGAGGTTGACTTGCTCCAATTTTCTAGCGGGTATAGTACCGTGTGCGTGTCCGGAGGTGGATGAATTATTACGAGAGGAAGAGGCTACTTTGCCTGGAAAGAAACGGGTTAGAGTTGCTCGTGCCGGGTCGAGTATTGCTAGGTGTCAAGTACCCGGTTGTGAAACGGATATTAGTGAACTCAAAGGGTATCATAGAAGACACAAGGTTTGTCTACGGTGTGCTACTGCTACTGCTGTTGTACTTGACGAGCAAACTAAAAGATACTGTCAACAGTGTGGCAA GTTTCATGTGTTATCGGATTTTGATGAAGGGAAAAGGAGCTGTAGAAGGAAATTAGAGAGGCATAATAATAGAAGGAGAAGGAAGCCAGCTGATTCTAGTAAGGCGAGCCCAGGTGATAAGGAAGTTCAAGGGGATTTGCTAACTGAAGATACTACTACTTGTGATGCTGAAGCTGAGAAAG ATGGTTTGTGCTCTAGTGGTCAGATGGCGGAGAAAGAAGGGTTGGTTGAGTCTGAAGATGGACATGTTTCCACCATGAACTCTGATCCTAATTCTCAAAATGTTACTAGTGATAGTGGAGTATCTTTCACGGCTTTTGGGGACATGCTAATGGACGGGGGGAAAGATGATTCCAAATTTTGGTTTTCTCCTTCGCAGTGTGACAATAAGAGTGATTACGCATCCATG tgtCCGACAGGTAGGATCTCATTCAAGCTTTATGACTGGAATCCGGCAGAATTCCCTAGAAGGCTTCGACACCaa ATATTCCAATGGTTGGCCAATATGCCAGTTGAGTTGGAAGGATATATTCGGCCAGGATGTACAATCCTGACTGCCTTTATAGCGATGCCACCATTTATGTGGGTGAAG TTAGTTGAAGATCCTGTGTCTTATTTGAACGACCTTCTTGGTAGTGGAAAAATGTTGTCTAAAAAGGGCCGTATGCGTGTTTATGTGAATAACATGATCTTCAAGGTCACAAAAG ATGGAAATTCGGTGATGAAAGTCAATGTGGAAGGACACGCCCCAAGGCTTCACTATGTTCACCCTACATGTTTTGAGGCTGGAAAGCCCATAGAGCTTGTTGTTTGTGGAAGTAATTTGTTGCAGCCCAAATTTCA GTTTCTGGTATCTTTTGCTGGGAAGTATCTTGCGCCTGATTATTGTGTTGCTTTACCACAAGCTCATACCAAAGGAGGTCCAGGTCTTCACCATCAGTTATACAAAATACTTACACACTGTAATGAACCTAATCTTTTAGGTCCCGCATTTATTGAG GTCGAGAATGAGAGTGGCTTGTCAAACTATATCCCTATACTTATTGGGGACACAGAAATTTGTtctgaaatgaaaataattcaGCAGAGATTTGATGCATCTCATTCATTGATTATTGGCTCAGAGTGTGAGGTTTCTACAATGAGACAAACAGCATTGTCAGAGTTTATTATGGACATTGCTTGGTTACTAAAGGAGCCTTCAGCAGAAAATTCTCAACAAATGATGACTTCTTTCCAGattcaaagaatcaattctttgttgaatttcttGTTACACCATGAATCAACCATCAttttggataaaattttaaaaaacctgaAGATCTTGATGGACAAAAAGGAGGCCAATGGTATGGGTAATGGCACTAGTGACACTAACATGAGGCTATTGCAGAGTTACATGGATTATGCAAGCAATATTCGTCATGAAAAACTCCAGAGAAGTGAAGTTTTGAAGCATCACTTGGAATTTTCTGGAAAGGAGAATAATTGCATTTCAGGAAGCTGCTGTGGAAACAACAAGGAATCAGTTGCTCTCTCCACTGAG AACTTGGAGCAAAGACCAAATGGTGTATTGGGAGCAATGGGAAACTCCAATTTTAATGTTCGAAGCGATGAGTTTCCACTTTTGACTAAAGATGTCGTCATGAGGATGAACCTCGTAAATGAAAGGCCCAAGAAATCATGTGGTCTCGTTTTCTCTAACAGAGTCTTGAAGTATCGTCCTTCATTTTATGTAATTGCTCTTATTGCTGTTTGTTTTGGAGTATGCGCCATTGTTCTGCACCCTCATAAGGTTAGCAAACTCGCAGTATCTATACGCAGGTGCCTGATAGACAGATTTTAG
- the LOC133705949 gene encoding uncharacterized protein LOC133705949: MASATTRVIFRVVVGILAILVLFYVGRPLYWKISATVQEIRENKRTVKQGISQIVFEAQKSVGWFHDESGSGARQNRRVRSLF, encoded by the exons ATGGCATCAGCGACAACAAGAGTGATATTTAGGGTAGTGGTCGGGATTCTAGCCATCCTCGTTCTCTTCTACGTGGGTCGTCCTCTCTACTGGAAAATCTCCGCGACTGTTCAAGAGATCCGCGAGAACAAACGCACCGTCAAACAAG GCATTTCTCAGATTGTCTTCGAAGCCCAGAAATCGGTTGGCTGGTTTCACGACGAGTCTGGTTCTGGAGCCCGCCAGAATCGGCGAGTCAGGTcgctcttttga